The following nucleotide sequence is from Pseudomonas sp. RC10.
CCGCTGCGACGTTGCAGGCCAGCGTTGATCGCACGCGTGTGAATACCGGGGAAACCGTCGAACTGACGCTGGAGTCCGACGACGCCACGCTCTTCGGCAAACCTGACATGACCGCGTTGCAAACCGACTTCGACGTGCGCGACACCCGCCAGCTCAACAGCCTGACGACCCTCGAAGGCAACGTCCACGCCACCACCCGCTGGCTGATCACGTTGATGCCGCGCCACAGCGGTTCGATCGAAATTCCGCCGCTGCAACTGGGCGAACTCATCAGCCAGCCGATCGCCTTGCAGGTGGTCGAGGTCGAGCCGTCCGCGCAGGCTCAGGAGCAGAAGCTTGCGCCGGTGTTCATGGAAGCGAGCCTCGATCAAGACACCGTCTACGTGCAGGCCCAGGCCGTGCTGACGGTGCGCATCTACCATTCGGTGTCGCTGTTCGACGACAGCAGCCTTTCTCCGCTGCAAGTGCCGGATGCACGGATCGAAAAACTGGGCGACACCCGCACCTATGAAAAGCAGATCAACGGCATTCGTCATGGCGTGATCGAGATGCGCTATGCGTTGTACCCCCAGCAAAGCGGCGACCTGACCATCCCCGCGCAGGAGTTCAGCGCAACCATGGTGCAGGACATTCCGGAAGTCAGCACCGCCGCCGCGACCAGCCAGCCTGCCGTTGCCACCAGCCCGAAGCCGGGCAAGCTGATGCGGGTGACGTCTGCACCGCTGCCCCTGAAGGTAAAACCGCAACCTGCGAATTACCCCGCCAACACGCCGTGGCTGCCCGCTCGCAGCATTAGCCTGAGCGAGAACTGGAGCCCTGATCCGGCGCACACGCAGATTGGGGATTCGCTGACCCGCACGCTGGTCATCAAGGCTGAGGGGCTGTCGAGCGCGCAATTGCCACCGCTTCCCGCCACCGACGTCAGTGCCCTGCGGCGCTATCCTGACCAGCCGCAATTGAGCAATCAGGTGAACGAGCGGGGCTTGGTCGGCAGTCGCGAAGAACGTGAGGCACTGGTGCCGAACCGTCCGGGGGCCATCGAGATTCCGGCGGTGGACGTGGTGTGGTGGAACACGCTGGAAGATCATCTTGAGCACAGCGCCCTGCCCGCCCGCACCTTGCAGATCAGCACCAACCCTGCGCTGTCAGTGGACACGCCGGTGAGCGATACCACGGGGGTGACCGTGATCGGCCCGCCCGTATGGCCGTGGCAGCTGAGTACCGTAATCCTCAGTTTCACCACGCTGTTGGGTTTTGGCCTCTGGTGGCGCGGTCGGTGGCAACCGGCGCTGACCCGCGCCGCGCAGACCGGGCCAAGCCCGCGCACCGTGCTCGATGACCTGAAACGCGCCAGCCTGGCCAACGACCCTCATGCCACCCGTCAGGCGCTGGATGCCTGGGCGCGTCAGCAACCGGAAACCCTCGCTGACATGGCGGCGCGCTTCGTACCTTTGTCCGATGCACTGGACGGTCTGAACGGCGCGCTGTACAGCGAGACCGGCAAACTGTGGCTGGGCGAAGATTTATGGAAGGCCGTGAAAGCGCTGCCCGCCGTTGAAAAACCGATTGACCCGAACGGCGCAGACAGCCTGCCGCCGTTGTATCCGAAATGAACCTAGCGCTTCGTGCTCTTTGATGAACATACCCTATTCATCTAGCGGTGAATAAACCTGTAGGAGTGAGCTTGCTCGCGATTGCGGTACATCCTTCCCTGATGGGTTGTCTGATGGAGCCCGATCGCGAGCAAGCTCACTCCTACAGGGGGATTGGATTTCTGCTGAAGACCTATTCAACCAAGGTAACCCCATGCGTCTGTTCCACACCTCCGACTGGCATTTGGGCCAGAACCTCCACGGCCAGGAGCGGGACTTCGAACACCAGTGTTTTCTGACCTGGCTGCTGGCCCGTCTGGCCGAGCGCAAACCTGATGCGTTGCTGATCGCGGGCGACATCTTCGACACCGTCAACCCGTCGGTCAAAGCCCAGGAACAGCTCTACGATTTCATCGTCAGCGCCCACGACCAGAACCCGCAACTGACCATCGTGATGATCGCGGGCAATCACGACTCCGGCTCGCGCATCGAACTGCCCGGCCCGCTGATGCGGCGTCTGCGCACCCATGCGCTGGGGCGTGTGCTGTGGCTGGACGACGGCGTGCTCGACGTCGACCGCCTGTTGTTGCCGCTGACCAACGCCAAGGGCAAAGTCCTCGGCTGGTGCCTGGCGTTGCCGTTCCTGCGACCCGCCGAAGTCACCGGCCCCGCGTTGGGCGACAACTACTTGCGCGGCATCGGTCAGGTGCACGAAATGCTCATCGCCGCCGCCAACCAGAAACGCAAGAAAGGCCAGGCCCTGATCGCCATCAGCCACGCGCACATGGCCGGCGGCTCGGTCTCGGAAGACTCCGAACGAAGCCTGATCATCGGCAACGCCGAAGCCCTACCCGCCAGCCTGTTCGGCGAGACCATCACCTATGTCGCCCTCGGCCATCTGCACAAGCCGCAAAAGGTCAACGGCGAAACGCGCATTCGCTACAGCGGCTCGCCGATTCCCCTGTCGTTTTCGGAAATCGGCTATCAGCATCAGATCCTCGAAGTCGATTGCGAAGCGGGAAAACTCGCCAGCGTCACGCCGCTGCTGATTCCCCGCGCCGTCAACCTGCAACGGGTCGGCCCGGCGCCGCTGGCGGACCTGCTGCTGCAACTCAAGGACCTGCCGGACATCGACCTGCTGGCCGACGTCGATCGTCAACCGTGGCTCGAAGTGCGGGTGAAGCTGGACGAACCTCAACCGGACCTGCGCAACCAGATCGAATCGGCGCTGGAAAACAAGGCCGTGCGCCTGGTGCGCATCGCCGCCGAATACGCAGGCAAAGGTGCGCGGGACGACGAAGACGACCGCGACCTGATCGAACTGGACCAGCTCAGCCCGCAAGAATTATTCAGCCGTGCATGGCGCGACAGCTACGGCAGCGAGGTCGATGAACAAACGTTGCAGGACT
It contains:
- a CDS encoding BatD family protein, whose amino-acid sequence is MSRVHTVVIAWLLCLFALVAQADTPAATLQASVDRTRVNTGETVELTLESDDATLFGKPDMTALQTDFDVRDTRQLNSLTTLEGNVHATTRWLITLMPRHSGSIEIPPLQLGELISQPIALQVVEVEPSAQAQEQKLAPVFMEASLDQDTVYVQAQAVLTVRIYHSVSLFDDSSLSPLQVPDARIEKLGDTRTYEKQINGIRHGVIEMRYALYPQQSGDLTIPAQEFSATMVQDIPEVSTAAATSQPAVATSPKPGKLMRVTSAPLPLKVKPQPANYPANTPWLPARSISLSENWSPDPAHTQIGDSLTRTLVIKAEGLSSAQLPPLPATDVSALRRYPDQPQLSNQVNERGLVGSREEREALVPNRPGAIEIPAVDVVWWNTLEDHLEHSALPARTLQISTNPALSVDTPVSDTTGVTVIGPPVWPWQLSTVILSFTTLLGFGLWWRGRWQPALTRAAQTGPSPRTVLDDLKRASLANDPHATRQALDAWARQQPETLADMAARFVPLSDALDGLNGALYSETGKLWLGEDLWKAVKALPAVEKPIDPNGADSLPPLYPK
- a CDS encoding exonuclease SbcCD subunit D C-terminal domain-containing protein → MRLFHTSDWHLGQNLHGQERDFEHQCFLTWLLARLAERKPDALLIAGDIFDTVNPSVKAQEQLYDFIVSAHDQNPQLTIVMIAGNHDSGSRIELPGPLMRRLRTHALGRVLWLDDGVLDVDRLLLPLTNAKGKVLGWCLALPFLRPAEVTGPALGDNYLRGIGQVHEMLIAAANQKRKKGQALIAISHAHMAGGSVSEDSERSLIIGNAEALPASLFGETITYVALGHLHKPQKVNGETRIRYSGSPIPLSFSEIGYQHQILEVDCEAGKLASVTPLLIPRAVNLQRVGPAPLADLLLQLKDLPDIDLLADVDRQPWLEVRVKLDEPQPDLRNQIESALENKAVRLVRIAAEYAGKGARDDEDDRDLIELDQLSPQELFSRAWRDSYGSEVDEQTLQDFATLLQDVQLADGQPEGEQP